The following are from one region of the Nicotiana tabacum cultivar K326 chromosome 3, ASM71507v2, whole genome shotgun sequence genome:
- the LOC107817233 gene encoding putative methyltransferase TCM_000336 isoform X2 produces the protein MDVEKVFHMTGGVGETSYSRNSSLQKKASDMVKQVILETVEEVCLTTKPKSIGIADLGCSSGPNTLSNIKEIIETSRNNKLLQPAAPTEFRVFLNDLPTNDFNAIFQALPEFRHQLKELGRNHIGHGPSNIYIAAYPGSFYGRLFPDHCLHFIYSSYSLHWLSRIPSGIYDEDGRSMNKANIYISENSPPQVSEAYFEQFQEDFSLFLRSRSEELVTGGKMVLILLGREGLHHADRGNAFFWKILSRSLTNLFTKGEVEKEKLDSYEVHFYAPCKEEIGEIVKRDGCFQVDRLEIFEVEKNIVGNGMSYGRMVAMTVRAIQESMIAHHFGEAIVESLFEEYGRLVDEEMAKEEIRPITFLLVLKKL, from the exons ATGGATGTTGAGAAAGTCTTCCACATGACAGGAGGAGTTGGAGAAACTAGCTATTCCAGAAATTCTTCACTTCAG AAGAAGGCATCTGATATGGTGAAGCAAGTAATCCTAGAGACTGTAGAAGAAGTTTGTCTCACAACAAAGCCTAAGAGCATAGGCATAGCTGACTTAGGTTGTTCCTCCGGACCAAACACTTTATCAAACATTAAAGAAATCATTGAGACAAGCCGGAACAACAAGCTCTTGCAACCGGCGGCACCAACAGAGTTTCGAGTTTTCCTAAATGACCTTCCCACCAATGACTTCAACGCCATTTTTCAGGCCTTACCTGAATTTCGTCATCAGTTAAAGGAATTAGGAAGAAATCATATTGGACATGGTCCTTCAAATATATACATAGCTGCTTATCCTGGCTCATTTTATGGAAGACTTTTCCCAGATCATTGCTTGCATTTCATCTATTCCTCTTATAGCTTGCACTGGCTTTCAAGG atTCCTTCAGGAATTTATGATGAAGATGGGAGGTCCATGAACAAAGCCAACATATACATATCAGAGAACAGTCCACCTCAGGTATCAGAAGCGTATTTCGAACAATTCCAGGAGGATTTCTCATTGTTCCTCCGTTCAAGATCGGAGGAGCTGGTTACTGGTGGAAAAATGGTGCTGATTTTATTGGGAAGAGAAGGTCTTCATCATGCTGATAGAGGAAATGCTTTTTTCTGGAAAATCCTCTCTAGGTCATTAACAAATTTATTTACTAAG GGAGAAGTGGAGAAGGAAAAGCTTGACTCATACGAAGTACATTTTTATGCACCATGTAAGGAAGAAATAGGAGAAATAGTAAAGAGAGATGGGTGTTTTCAAGTGGACAGACTTGAAatatttgaggtagagaagaatATTGTTGGGAATGGTATGAGCTATGGCAGAATGGTGGCTATGACAGTTAGGGCAATCCAAGAATCTATGATAGCTCACCATTTTGGAGAAGCAATTGTAGAAAGCTTGTTTGAAGAATATGGAAGATTGGTAGATGAAGAGATGGCAAAGGAGGAAATTAGGCCTATAACTTTCCTCCTCGTTCTTAAGAAACTATAA
- the LOC107817233 gene encoding putative methyltransferase TCM_000336 isoform X1 — MDVEKVFHMTGGVGETSYSRNSSLQKKASDMVKQVILETVEEVCLTTKPKSIGIADLGCSSGPNTLSNIKEIIETSRNNKLLQPAAPTEFRVFLNDLPTNDFNAIFQALPEFRHQLKELGRNHIGHGPSNIYIAAYPGSFYGRLFPDHCLHFIYSSYSLHWLSRVPLVSIPSGIYDEDGRSMNKANIYISENSPPQVSEAYFEQFQEDFSLFLRSRSEELVTGGKMVLILLGREGLHHADRGNAFFWKILSRSLTNLFTKGEVEKEKLDSYEVHFYAPCKEEIGEIVKRDGCFQVDRLEIFEVEKNIVGNGMSYGRMVAMTVRAIQESMIAHHFGEAIVESLFEEYGRLVDEEMAKEEIRPITFLLVLKKL, encoded by the exons ATGGATGTTGAGAAAGTCTTCCACATGACAGGAGGAGTTGGAGAAACTAGCTATTCCAGAAATTCTTCACTTCAG AAGAAGGCATCTGATATGGTGAAGCAAGTAATCCTAGAGACTGTAGAAGAAGTTTGTCTCACAACAAAGCCTAAGAGCATAGGCATAGCTGACTTAGGTTGTTCCTCCGGACCAAACACTTTATCAAACATTAAAGAAATCATTGAGACAAGCCGGAACAACAAGCTCTTGCAACCGGCGGCACCAACAGAGTTTCGAGTTTTCCTAAATGACCTTCCCACCAATGACTTCAACGCCATTTTTCAGGCCTTACCTGAATTTCGTCATCAGTTAAAGGAATTAGGAAGAAATCATATTGGACATGGTCCTTCAAATATATACATAGCTGCTTATCCTGGCTCATTTTATGGAAGACTTTTCCCAGATCATTGCTTGCATTTCATCTATTCCTCTTATAGCTTGCACTGGCTTTCAAGGGTACCGTTAGTTTCT atTCCTTCAGGAATTTATGATGAAGATGGGAGGTCCATGAACAAAGCCAACATATACATATCAGAGAACAGTCCACCTCAGGTATCAGAAGCGTATTTCGAACAATTCCAGGAGGATTTCTCATTGTTCCTCCGTTCAAGATCGGAGGAGCTGGTTACTGGTGGAAAAATGGTGCTGATTTTATTGGGAAGAGAAGGTCTTCATCATGCTGATAGAGGAAATGCTTTTTTCTGGAAAATCCTCTCTAGGTCATTAACAAATTTATTTACTAAG GGAGAAGTGGAGAAGGAAAAGCTTGACTCATACGAAGTACATTTTTATGCACCATGTAAGGAAGAAATAGGAGAAATAGTAAAGAGAGATGGGTGTTTTCAAGTGGACAGACTTGAAatatttgaggtagagaagaatATTGTTGGGAATGGTATGAGCTATGGCAGAATGGTGGCTATGACAGTTAGGGCAATCCAAGAATCTATGATAGCTCACCATTTTGGAGAAGCAATTGTAGAAAGCTTGTTTGAAGAATATGGAAGATTGGTAGATGAAGAGATGGCAAAGGAGGAAATTAGGCCTATAACTTTCCTCCTCGTTCTTAAGAAACTATAA